In Penicillium psychrofluorescens genome assembly, chromosome: 5, a single window of DNA contains:
- a CDS encoding uncharacterized protein (ID:PFLUO_008256-T1.cds;~source:funannotate) gives MDYKSGMMPLNWVHKPPFTVEAPGYEKVPGETIPRRHFRFKDQLRNSPAEGVHTVWDIVQRSARIYPNHHAVGYRKLVKLHKETRKVQKNIDGEIHEVDKEWQFFELSPFNFYTYKEYETLVKQVGSGLRKIGLTSEHKLHLFGTTSVSWISMSHACASQSIPIVTAYDNLGEDGVAHSLVQTKADAMYVDPHLLKTATGPIRKSNVKTIIVNANCIFAEGGEIENFKKNNPDITVYTYEELRTLGEENPVDPIPAKGVDLYCIMYTSGSTGLPKGACIKHESLVAGGKYFLTGLWTNVEECVSDKESVLAYLPLAHIFEMALENLVLFIGGTLGYGNPRTLSDISVKNCAGDMRELRPTVMVGVPQVWETIKKGVMAKLNTSSFLLQMLFWGAFNYKNFMSMNKLPGANILDPVVFSKVRDLSGGRLRFIMNGASSIADDTKHFLSLVLAPMLTGYGLTETCANGALGCPLEFSPNAVGPVPASIEVKLVAIPDIGYETDSGTPQGEILIRGMPALSGYYDNPEETAKAVTPDGWFKTGDIGEFDANGHLKVIDRIKNLVKMQGGEYIALEKLEAVYRGAHTVANVMVVADMSQSRPIAVIMPNEKVLAEEAEKLHVDKHNMYQDKKVNSVVLNDLQTTGRRGGLKGMEIVAGVVITEEEWTPVNGLVTATQKLIRKAIREAFRKDIDKSLKGL, from the exons atggACTACAAGTCGGGTATGATGCCTCTGAACTGGGTGCACAAGCCTCCCTTCACTGTCGAGGCTCCTGGCTACGAGAAAGTCCCCGGCGAGACCATCCCACGCCGCCATTTCAGGTTCAAGGACCAGCTGCGCAACTCCCCCGCCGAGGGGGTCCACACCGTCTGGGACATTGTCCAGCGCAGCGCCCGAATCTACCCAAACCACCACGCAGTCGGCTACCGCAAGCTGGTCAAGCTCCACAAGGAAACCAGAAAGGTCCAGAAGAATATCGATGGCGAGATCCACGAGGTCGACAAGGAGTGGCAGTTCTTTGAGCTCAGCCCCTTCAACTTCTACACCTACAAGGAGTACGAGACTCTTGTCAAACAGGTCGGCTCTGGCTTGCGGAAGATTGGCTTAACTTCCGAGCACAAGCTGCATTTGTTTGGAACCACTAG TGTCAGCTGGATCTCTATGTCCCATGCTTGTGCTTCTCAGTCTATCCCCATTGTCACGGCCTATGATAAcctcggcgaagacggcgtcgCCCATTCCCTTGTCCAGACTAAAGCTGACGCCATGTACGTCGACCCCCACCTGCTCAAGACAGCCACTGGTCCTATCCGCAAATCAAATGTCAAGACCATCATTGTCAACGCCAACTGCATTTtcgccgagggcggcgagaTTGAAAATTTTAAGAAGAACAACCCCGATATCACCGTCTACACGTACGAGGAACTCCGCACACTGGGCGAGGAGAACCCTGTCGACCCTATTCCGGCCAAAGGTGTCGATCTCTACTGTATCATGTACACGTCCGGCTCCACGGGTCTCCCCAAGGGCGCTTGCATCAAGCATGAGTCCCTTGTTGCTGGTGGCAAGTACTTTC TGACCGGTCTCTGGACCAACGTCGAAGAATGCGTTAGTGACAAGGAGTCAGTCCTTGCCTATCTTCCCCTTGCTCACATCTTTGAAATGGCACTTGAGAACCTGGTGCTATTTATTGGCGGCACTCTCGGATACGGCAATCCTCGGACGCTCTCCGACATTTCGGTCAAGAACTGTGCTGGTGACATGCGCGAGCTGCGACCTACTGTCATGGTTGGTGTGCCCCAAGTGTGGGAGACGATCAAGAAGGGCGTGATGGCCAAGTTGAATACTTCGagcttcctcctccaaatGCTCTTCTGGGGAGCTTTCAACTACAAGAACTTTATGTCTATGAACAAGCTGCCCGGAGCGAATATCCTCGACCCAGTTGTTTTCTCTAAAGTCCGCGACCTGAGCGGGGGTCGTCTGCGCTTTATCATGAACGGAGCTAGCAGTATTGCCGACGACACGAAGCACTTCCTGTCACTCGTGCTAGCACCTATGCTGACTGGCTACGGTCTAACCGAGACCTGCGCCAACGGTGCCCTCGGTTGCCCTCTCGAGTTCTCTCCCAACGCCGTTGGCCCTGTGCCGGCTTCTATCGAAGTCAAGTTGGTCGCTATCCCTGACATCGGCTATGAAACGGACTCTGGAACACCACAAGGCGAGATCTTAATTAGAGGAATGCCGGCTCTGAGCGGGTACTATGACAATCCCGAGGAAACCGCGAAGGCTGTGACGCCCGATGGCTGGTTCAAGACTGGAGACATTGGTGAGTTCGATGCTAATGGCCATCTTAAGGTCATTGATCGGATCAAGAATCTTGTCAAGATGCAGGGTGGGGAGTACATTGCcctcgagaagctcgaggccGTGTACCGCGGTGCCCACACCGTCGCGAATGTTATGGTTGTCGCCGACATGAGCCAATCCCGCCCCATTGCCGTAATTATGCCCAACGAGAAGGTcctggccgaggaagccgagaagCTTCATGTCGACAAGCATAACATGTACCaggacaagaaggtcaaCAGCGTTGTCCTCAATGACTTGCAGACCActggtcgccgcggcggtcTCAAAGGCATGGAGATCGTTGCCGGCGTTGTCATCACCGAAGAGGAGTGGACTCCCGTCAAT GGTCTTGTGACTGCTACCCAAAAGCTGATCAGGAAAGCTATTCGTGAGGCATTTAGGAAGGATATCGATAAGTCCCTCAAGGGACTCTGA
- a CDS encoding uncharacterized protein (ID:PFLUO_008257-T1.cds;~source:funannotate) → MLSHIQNLAVLDLFDAASEADVDRVEALLESGVDPNAHFDDLPSPLFGVEDDWASAEKSTYPPVASAAIRTMTALLKHGADPYALFRQFIHIYRIVPAFPGEPKDPEADDEENDLLAMRNCEEQIQHCDLKLERRRRLAEETPAAEGDSDYSSDWEIDDIDNALNYKAEYPRKFGAYSIVHTLLEHGLMVKPVLDFLGDNLDVERRDPQGRTLFLAACRSKLGLDASIEGRYDGLRQHSRFSGLRGLRENPYPQPDSPWKHYESGDTMTCTGRTLFDFFVSRGAKLFAVDNYGKNAFHQLFKDSRDYYEHPPISETALKYLVTNCQSLINQPDHAGFYPLHLSIRRMGSYFMLEPDVEPESIFELETPVYDLLASGADPLVRDARGNTILHYLAACRLSNNDRRGDKQRELLYVFLDRGVDATTRNSDGASALEIFVTTENNSYKNPLDGRREQPDLDRYDAIGKEVFGALERAGCSLTETNPTGQTLLHLVAGRHSARAWPWFNFLQAKGLDPMAKDREGRTPLDIAEENVHLRWRLPKPSS, encoded by the exons ATGCTGTCTCATATCCAGAATCTTGCGGTCCTCGATCTTTTTGATGCTGCCAGTGAAGCCGACGTCGACCGCGTTGAGGCTCTGCTAGAGTCCGGCGTCGATCCAAATGCTCACTTCGATGACTTACCCTCCCCCTTGTTTGGCGTGGAAGACGACTGGGCTAGCGCCGAGAAAAGCACGTACCCGCCCGTCGC GTCCGCAGCTATACGCACGATGACGGCTTTGCTTAAGCACGGCGCAGATCCATATGCACTATTCCGCCAGTTTATCCATATCTATCGGATCGTGCCTGCATTTCCCGGCGAGCCCAAAGATCCCGAAGCGGATGACGAGGAAAATGATCTCCTTGCTATGAGGAACTGtgaggagcagatccagcacTGCGATCTGAAACTCGAACGTCGCCGACGACTCGCAGAAGAAACGCCAGCGGCAGAAGGTGATTCTGACTATTCGAGCGATTGGGAGATAGACGATATCGATAATGCTCTGAACTACAAGGCGGAATATCCACGCAAGTTTGGTGCTTATAGCATCGTTCACACCCTCCTCGAGCACGGCTTGATGGTCAAGCCCGTGCTAGACTTTCTCGGCGATAATCTCGACGTTGAGCGACGGGACCCCCAGGGCCGCacgctcttcctcgccgcctGTCGAAGCAAGCTAGGCTTAGATGCTTCCATTGAGGGCAGGTATGATGGCCTTAGGCAGCATAGTCGCTTTAGCGGTCTCCGCGGCCTCAGAGAAAACCCGTATCCGCAGCCCGACAGCCCTTGGAAGCATTATGAAAGCGGAGACACCATGACCTGCACTGGCCGAACCCTTTTCGACTTCTTCGTGTCTCGTGGCGCCAAGCTCTTTGCAGTCGATAATTATGGCAAAAACGCGTTCCACCAGCTGTTCAAAGACTCTCGTGACTACTATGAGCATCCCCCCATCTCAGAGACCGCACTTAAATACCTCGTCACCAACTGCCAAAGCCTGATCAACCAGCCTGACCACGCAGGCTTCTATCCACTTCATCTATCCATCCGGCGCATGGGCTCTTATTTCATGCTTGAACCCGACGTTGAGCCTGAGTCTATTTTTGAGCTTGAGACTCCCGTGTACGATCTCCTTGCTAGTGGGGCTGACCCCTTGGTTCGCGATGCGCGTGGGAACACTATTCTTCATTACCTTGCAGCCTGCCGTCTTAGCAATAATGACCGAAGGGGCGACAAGCAAAGAGAATTGCTTTACGTCTTTCTGGACCGTGGGGTTGATGCGACCACGCGTAATAGCGATGGCGCGTCGGCGCTTGAAATTTTTGTGACGACAGAAAACAATTCTTACAAAAACCCTTTGGACGGGCGTCGAGAACAACCGGATCTCGATCGCTACGACGCCATTGGCAAGGAAGTCTTTGGGGCACTCGAACGCGCGGGGTGCAGTCTAACGGAGACGAATCCTACCGGACAGACATTATTGCATCTAGTGGCCGGCCGGCACTCTGCTCGAGCTTGGCCATGGTTTAACTTTCTTCAGGCTAAGGGCCTTGACCCTATGGCTAAGGACAGGGAAGGGAGGACACCATTAGATATTGCGGAGGAAAACGTCCATCTGAGATGGAGATTGCCTAAGCCATCTAGCTGA
- a CDS encoding uncharacterized protein (ID:PFLUO_008258-T1.cds;~source:funannotate), whose amino-acid sequence MSPPNRKVLITGCSDGGMGSALAIAFHEAGLEVYATARDLSKMSEMVSRGIKTLRLDVLSDSSIAQCVSEVTELDILVNNAGGSYYMPFSDLSIPDAKKQFDLNVWAPLAVSKAFLPLLLKSKGMIVNHTSISSLVAVPFISAYSASKAALAMFSDCQRLELKMFGIKVVDLKTGLVETNFQNNRRKEERIVSLPVGSIYTDAKEVVERTTRGTVYDGNGMPAQQWANLAVKDILKGSPPPNVYRGPQAWLVQIGSMLPFGTFDSTVKKLAALDEVERLVKKSDV is encoded by the coding sequence ATGTCACCACCTAATCGCAAGGTCCTCATAACCGGTTGCTCGGATGGCGGTATGGGGTCCGCTCTCGCTATTGCCTTCCATGAAGCCGGTCTGGAAGTTTACGCCACAGCCCGAGACCTCTCTAAAATGTCAGAGATGGTATCGCGAGGCATCAAGACACTTCGCTTGGACGTGCTGTCCGATAGCTCAATTGCGCAGTGTGTAAGTGAAGTGACCGAATTAGACATCTTAGTCAACAATGCCGGCGGGAGCTACTATATGCCTTTTTCAGACCTGTCAATCCCAGATGCCAAAAAACAATTCGACCTCAATGTGTGGGCTCCCTTGGCAGTTTCGAAAGCCTTCTTGCCGTTGTTACTGAAATCGAAGGGGATGATTGTCAACCACACATCAATTAGCTCCTTGGTTGCAGTGCCATTTATATCTGCATACTCTGCCTCGAAGGCTGCATTGGCTATGTTCTCGGACTGTCAGCGGCTAGAGCTCAAGATGTTTGGTATTAAGGTTGTGGATCTCAAAACCGGCCTTGTCGAAACGAACTTTCAGAATAACCGAcggaaggaggaaagaatCGTTTCTTTACCCGTTGGATCAATCTATACGGATGCCAAGGAAGTGGTGGAGAGGACGACTCGAGGGACTGTTTATGATGGCAACGGCATGCCGGCCCAGCAATGGGCAAATCTTGCCGTGAAGGACATTTTAAAAGGCAGTCCTCCTCCCAATGTTTATAGGGGCCCACAAGCTTGGCTGGTGCAGATTGGGAGTATGCTGCCGTTCGGGACATTCGATAGTAcggtgaagaagttggcgGCATTGGACGAAGTCGAACGACTGGTAAAGAAGTCAGATGTATAG
- a CDS encoding uncharacterized protein (ID:PFLUO_008259-T1.cds;~source:funannotate) — translation MGTTWSQFFPPAPTLTESNLPNQKGKIFVVTGGYSGVGLALCKILYQAEGKVYIAGRSEEKATQAIADIKSAYPDSQGELAFLLLRLDDLASIKSAVEAYTAVESRLDVLFNNAGVSNPPLGSTSPQGHELQLATNCLGPYLFTQLLLPTLKSTAKHTSPGSVRVVWTASIVVDVSAAKEGVNLEELLQPNTNPQRNYENTKVGNWFLAHDLASGAESHGILSVVVNPGNLKAPLTRHLSPIVPILAAPLLYPSRMGALTALWAGLSSELELSDGGKYVLPWGRLHPNPRQDLLQAMQREEDGGTGSLYKFIQYCADQTLEYM, via the coding sequence ATGGGAACCACTTGGTCGCAGTTCTTTCCACCAGCGCCCACTCTGACAGAGTCAAATCTTCCCAACCAGAAGGGGAAGATCTTTGTGGTTACTGGTGGCTACTCTGGCGTGGGTCTGGCTCTGTGCAAAATCCTCTACCAGGCTGAGGGCAAGGTGTACATTGCTGGCCGCTCGGAAGAGAAAGCCACGCAAGCGATTGCAGACATCAAAAGCGCATACCCAGACTCACAAGGCGAATTggccttccttctcctccgtcttgatgaccttgccAGTATCAAGTCTGCTGTGGAGGCCTACACCGCCGTCGAGTCCAGACTCGATGTTCTCTTCAACAACGCTGGGGTCTCAAACCCACCACTCGGGTCCACTTCGCCCCAGGGCCATGAACTTCAATTGGCGACAAATTGCCTAGGCCCTTACCTCTTCACCCAATTATTGCTTCCCACGCTCAAATCTACGGCCAAGCACACGTCACCTGGTTCTGTGCGTGTCGTTTGGACAGCTTCGATTGTCGTCGATGTGTCTGCTGCCAAAGAAGGGGTGAATCTCGAGGAGCTTTTGCAACCAAACACAAACCCTCAGCGCAATTACGAAAACACCAAAGTCGGCAACTGGTTTCTAGCCCATGACCTTGCCTCCGGAGCCGAGTCACATGGCATATTGAGTGTTGTCGTGAATCCTGGGAACCTGAAAGCCCCGCTGACCCGTCATTTGTCTCCAATTGTGCCCATTCTGGCCGCTCCTCTGCTGTACCCTTCAAGAATGGGTGCTCTCACCGCGCTCTGGGCTGGTCTCTCAAGTGAGCTTGAGTTGTCTGACGGCGGTAAGTATGTCTTGCCTTGGGGGCGTTTACACCCGAATCCAAGGCAGGACTTGTTGCAAGCGATGCAaagagaggaggatggaggTACAGGGTCTTTGTACAAGTTTATACAGTATTGCGCCGATCAAACTCTGGAGTACATGTAA
- a CDS encoding uncharacterized protein (ID:PFLUO_008260-T1.cds;~source:funannotate): protein MPLTDLPNEIIALLPQHIDNLETFTNASSSCRLLRENFSKTDPRTILRLAANSAPVFFSPHPHFLTAITARKASAWALGDESRTERLREAFQGGIEGLYSFCLEHSSLSMEEIRRTHLARFEIINVFSDRIDKMAGDQWMHTPNFWNGGVSSAYTLYTDAERAAFQIIIYGELFAASMDAFLDPEQNLPWFDIGTRLDYCKYCIPDLSCDSYDAQNGSPGLEVHPTGPYSFRNNKKKKSPPKDLELDQVAMRHITGCGRWRRMWGSAIREILPKAEGEGQEFTEQDEEEEHWRKKLLRRALQTQGLEGMQIITASPGSVSPEWVERTRRIKDQIDKLEKPPPTQRLGNWAQYLVFFAPDLTKEVRVTIATYSGYGWDEDLVP from the coding sequence ATGCCCCTCACCGACCTCCCCAACGAAATCATCGCCCTCCTACCACAACACATCGACAACCTCGAAACATTCACCAACGCATCCTCATCATGCCGACTCCTGCGCGAAAACTTCTCCAAAACAGATCCCCGCACCATCCTGCGTCTAGCGGCGAACTCAGCAccagtcttcttctcgccgcACCCACACTTCCTAACAGCCATCACAGCCCGCAAAGCAAGTGCCTGGGCGCTGGGGGATGAATCACGCACAGAACGCCTCCGGGAAGCATTCCAGGGCGGCATCGAGGGACTATACTCGTTCTGTCTCGAACACTCCAGTCTGAGCATGGAGGAGATCCGACGCACGCATCTCGCCCGGTTCGAAATTATCAATGTCTTTTCTGATCGCATTGATAAAATGGCCGGCGACCAGTGGATGCACACGCCGAATTTCTGGAACGGCGGTGTCAGCTCGGCGTATACGCTCTACACGGATGCTGAACGGGCCGCGTTCCAGATCATTATCTACGGGGAACTGTTCGCCGCCAGCATGGATGCGTTCCTGGATCCGGAGCAGAACCTGCCGTGGTTCGATATCGGTACCCGACTCGACTACTGCAAGTACTGCATCCCAGACCTGTCGTGCGATTCTTACGACGCCCAAAACGGGTCCCCGGGACTGGAGGTGCACCCCACGGGCCCGTATTCCTTCCGCAACAATAAAAAGAAGAAATCCCCTCCAAAGGACCTCGAGCTGGACCAGGTGGCGATGCGCCATATTACCGGCTGCGGCCGCTGGCGGCGGATGTGGGGGTCTGCGATCCGGGAGATTCTTCCCAAGGCCGAGGGGGAAGGCCAAGAGTTTACAGAGcaagacgaggaagaggagcattggaggaagaagttgcTGAGGAGAGCGTTGCAGACACAGGGTCTAGAGGGTATGCAGATCATTACGGCGTCGCCGGGGAGTGTGTCCCCGGAGTGGGTGGAGAGGACGCGGCGGATCAAGGACCAGATTGATAAGCTGGAGAAACCGCCTCCCACGCAGCGATTGGGCAATTGGGCCCAGTATCTTGTTTTCTTCGCGCCGGATCTTACGAAGGAGGTTAGGGTTACTATTGCGACGTACTCGGGGTACGGGTGGGATGAGGATTTGGTTCCGTGA
- a CDS encoding uncharacterized protein (ID:PFLUO_008261-T1.cds;~source:funannotate): MSAIGSMGNKSVQEPPYSMGIRPEHVTEFERLLWIEPKYDARSADEYCIRYDSDDSTLFTVTGMRYNEKSTREFRDSSGLPLFESQKVWSPGWKYRRPWRVRLPGSKNADLVDIRSKGVMGNSFEVNFRNAVARDTKNEADRMVHLVVRRVSPVYRVYEVRVAGIKVVDIRESMERNRSVPTGRYNSSGGILPPRLVMEVLVAENFDLSLAALIVVLVCDMGFSATPPHSTSRMHATLNIP, from the exons ATGAGTGCCATCGGGAGTATGGGAAACAAATCTGTTCAGGAGCCCCCGTATTCTATGGGCATCCGACCAGAGCACGTCACCGAGTTCGAACGACTCCTCTGGATCGAACCAAAATATGACGCGCGCTCAGCAGACGAGTACTGCATCCGATATGACAGCGACGACTCGACACTCTTTACTGTGACGGGGATGAGATACAACGAAAAATCTACGCGCGAGTTCCGCGATTCGTCCGGCCTCCCCTTGTTCGAAAGCCAGAAGGTCTGGTCGCCGGGCTGGAAGTATCGACGGCCGTGGCGAGTTCGCTTGCCAGGCAGCAAAAACGCAGATCTGGTCGATATCCGATCCAAGGGCGTGATGGGTAACAGCTTTGAGGTGAATTTTCGCAATGCAGTTGCGCGTGACACCAAGAACGAGGCCGATAGGATGGTCCATCTCGTGGTGCGCCGCGTCTCACCTGTCTACCGGGTGTACGAGGTGAGAGTGGCGGGCATCAAAGTCGTGGATATACGCGAAAGCATGGAAAGGAACAGATCCGTGCCGACAGGTCGGTATAATTCGAGTGGGGGTATATTGCCTCCTCggttggtgatggaggtATTAGTGGCTGAGAATTTCGATCTGTCTCTG GCTGCTCTTATCGTGGTCCTGGTCTGTGACATGGGGTTTAGCGCAACTCCTCCACACTCGACTAGTCGGATGCATGCTACTCTGAACATTCCGTAA
- a CDS encoding uncharacterized protein (ID:PFLUO_008262-T1.cds;~source:funannotate), with the protein MSPQSFDSTDVSTELIDRNSEALKYDETIATQPPIQSLYHITHLRSLRSQRLLAPADDSDPSKNEPNDLISRKAISADDAEMLVNQYLQRTDHYLYGVASHYKNLSDIRHASPLLLTAILMVAALQSPDGQHWYQLCYAELRKLIADFTFSHLVTLEDLRGLCIACFWISDISWSILSLAIRRAVELELHKSPIMAIESSKTEEYPTAQGQKSRRLIDGVRLWYLLYICDQHLSILYGRPSIMRDDEGIQKWSLYLAVRQNSITDVRILSQMALLQILRSVSETFGQDPKRRVPTVLKPRLDAFNQEIDQWVTHWLSISQDHPIIGSYPSKAIMLHHQFSKVLISSHVFRGLGPDSIKDPFPAEFKDLAYVAISSAMSVLELTAKDVDIVSAFVGIPHYYHTMIAFACSFLLKIAKRYQNHVSIDTVLVLDTIKPVIKLCLDTKCTSYHLVHWIGRGLQVLLADYMKSTHEGDQLTGTQTQDDPDYTARYLSHMSDLPMNGAEMQLDSNNSVWETASAMVYNDGIPMTLRGYSDPSAQAVDSMFDDEASFRHDSNSSSGGPWDPFTSYALIEHLGLGLL; encoded by the exons ATGTCTCCGCAATCGTTCGACTCGACCGATGTCAGTACCGAGCTTATCGACAGGAATTCCGAAGCTCTTAAATATGACGAGACCATTGCTACCCAACCTCCCATTCAATCACTCTATCACATCACCCACCTTCGCAGCCTACGCTCACAGCGACTTCTTGCACCCGCAGATGACTCTGATCCCAGCAAAAATGAGCCAAATGATCTGATATCACGCAAGGCGATTAGTGCAGACGATGCAGAGATGTTGGTCAATCAATACCTACAACGGACGGATCATTATCTCTACGGGGTAGCAAGTCACTATAAGAATTTGAGTGACATCCGGCATGCGTCACCACTCCTCCTCACGGCCATCCTGATGGTGGCTGCTTTACAAAGTCCAGATGGTCAGCATTGGTACCAGCTTTGCTACGCAGAACTTCGCAAGTTAATAGCAGATTTTACCTTCTCTCATTTGGTCACGTTAGAAGACCTTCGGGGCCTTTGCATTGCTTGCTTTTGGATAAGTGATATTTCGTGGTCAATATTGAGTCTTGCTATCAGACGTGCCGTCGAATTAGAGCTTCACAAATCCCCCATAATGGCCATAGAATCCTCAAAGACGGAAGAATATCCAACGGCCCAGGGTCAAAAATCGAGAAGACTGATCGACGGTGTGCGACTATGGTACCTGCTGTATATATGTGACCAGCATCTGTCCATTCTGTATGGAAGGCCCTCTATCATGCGAGATGATGAGGGCATCCAGAAGTGGTCGCTATATCTTGCGGTCCGTCAAAATTCCATCACGGATGTGCGCATCCTAAGCCAGATGGCCCTTCTGCAAATCTTGAGATCTGTCTCCGAAACCTTTGGCCAAGATCCTAAGCGGCGCGTGCCGACTGTGCTCAAGCCGCGACTGGATGCTTTCAACCAGGAAATTGATCAGTGGGTCACTCATTGGCTGAGTATATCTC AAGACCACCCGATTATCGGATCCTACCCGAGTAAAGCAATCATGCTACACCACCAATTTTCCAAAGTTCTCATTTCCTCTCATGTTTTTCGTGGCCTGGGGCCCGATTCAATCAAAGATCCGTTTCCTGCTGAGTTCAAAGACCTGGCTTATGTGGCCATTAGTTCGGCCATGTCCGTCCTGGAGCTCACTGCAAAGGATGTAGACATCGTGAGCGCGTTTGTTGGCATCCCTCACTATTACCACACCATGATTGCCTTCGCATGTTCATTCTTGTTAAAAATCGCGAAAAGGTACCAGAACCACGTTAGCATCGATACTGTGCTCGTTTTGGATACCATCAAGCCTGTCATCAAGCTCTGTCTTGACACCAAGTGTACCAGCTATCACCTCGTCCACTGGATCGGGCGAGGACTTCAAGTGCTCCTGGCAGACTATATGAAATCCACACACGAAGGGGATCAGCTAACAGGAACGCAGACCCAGGATGACCCTGACTACACTGCACGCTACCTTTCTCATATGTCTGACCTTCCGATGAACGGAGCAGAAATGCAGCTGGACTCCAACAATAGCGTATGGGAGACGGCATCCGCAATGGTGTACAACGACGGCATACCCATGACTTTGCGAGGGTATTCTGACCCTTCCGCGCAAGCAGTAGATTCGATGTTTGACGACGAGGCATCTTTCCGGCATGATTCCAATAGTTCCTCAGGAGGTCCATGGGATCCGTTTACATCATACGCTTTGATAGAGCATCTGGGACTTGGTTTGTTGTGA
- a CDS encoding uncharacterized protein (ID:PFLUO_008263-T1.cds;~source:funannotate), with amino-acid sequence MYGILIEHPHEGLILWETGSGDDYPVHSGPVINDIFPRIEYKPENRLEVAIAATGNRIEDVKKVIIGHLHADHSGGLDLFFNRPDVEIWVHDLELRSAFWSVATGADIGVYRPNYLQFSLNWKTFDDRSIDFCQGITLHHLPGHTEVERRYSPRMAGP; translated from the exons ATGTATGGAATCCTCATTGAACACCCTCATGAAGGACTCATTCTCTGGGAAACGGGATCCGGGGATGACTACCCAGTCCACAGCGGACCCGTGATCAATGACATCTTTCCTCGCATTGAGTATAAGCCAGAGAATAGGCTTGAGGTTGCCATCGCGGCAACGGGAAATCGGATTGAAGACGTGAAAAAGGTCATCATTGGCCACCTCCACGCGGATCACTCCGGCGGccttgatctttttttcaaCCGGCCAGATGTTGAGATCTGGGTTCATGACCTGGAGCTACGGAGTGCATTCTGGTCTGTGGCTACCGGTGCGGACATTGGTGTCTACCGGCCCAACTATCTCCAGTTCAGTCTGAACTGGAAAACCTTTGATGATCGAAGCATCGATTTCTGCCAAGGGATTACTCTACATCATCTCCCAGGCCATACTGAAG TGGAGAGACGGTATTCCCCAAGGATGGCTGGCCCGTGA